In the genome of Pontibacter actiniarum, the window CTTCCCGGCCGGGCCAGTGCACATAAACGTGCCGCTGCGGGAGCCCTTTTACCCTGCCCCCGGCGAAGCGCTGGAGTACAATGCCAAAGTGAAGGTAATTGAGGAAGAGCCACAGGCATACGGCCTGACCGAAATGCAGGCGCTACGGTTACAGCAGGAGATACTAAAGTACAAGCGCATACTTATGCTGGCTGGGCACGGGCAGCGTGATGCAGAGCTGCTTAAGAGAATAAAGGCTTTTGCGGACACTACCGGTGCCGTGGTGGTCGGCGATATCATCAGCAACGTGCATGAGCTGCCGAACGCGGTGCGCCACCAGGATGCCATCTTTGCCAACACCGATCAGGCACTCCTGCGCCAGTTGCAGCCCGACCTGCTGATCACCTTTGGCAAGTCCATCATCTCCAAAGCACTGAAACTGTACCTGCGCAAAAACAAGCCGCAGGCGCATTGGCACCTGCAGCCTGCCGGCGCGGTAGCCGACACCTTTCAGTCGTTAACGAAAATAATCCGCTGCACCCCTTACAGCTTTTTTGCCGGCATGGCAGGCAGCATTAAGAATGATGTGGCCTTTGTGCAGGCATGGAAGAAGGCCAGCGGCGCCACAACTAAATTTCTGCAGCAGTTCACGACAGAGGCTGCCTTTGGCGAACTTGCTGTAGTGGCGCGGGTGCTCCAGCTCTTACCGAAGCACAGCAACCTGCACCTGGCCAATTCCATGTCGGTGCGCTATGCCAACATCGTAGGGCTACAGGCCGAGAAGCGCGTGGAAGTATTTGCCAACCGCGGCACCAGCGGCATAGACGGCAGCACCAGCACCACCGTCGGCTGCGCCCTTACCAGCTCCGGCATCACCACCCTCCTC includes:
- the menD gene encoding 2-succinyl-5-enolpyruvyl-6-hydroxy-3-cyclohexene-1-carboxylic-acid synthase, which codes for MILQPVVNIAEICARKGVKQVVLSPGSRCAPLTIAFARHPKLSVRTVSDERAAAFIALGMALTTGKPTVLICTSGTAALNYAPAVAEAFFQQVPLLVLTADRPPEWIDQLDGQTIRQQHVFGQHIKRSYTFPVDLQHPDAVWQSERTVSEALNEAAAFPAGPVHINVPLREPFYPAPGEALEYNAKVKVIEEEPQAYGLTEMQALRLQQEILKYKRILMLAGHGQRDAELLKRIKAFADTTGAVVVGDIISNVHELPNAVRHQDAIFANTDQALLRQLQPDLLITFGKSIISKALKLYLRKNKPQAHWHLQPAGAVADTFQSLTKIIRCTPYSFFAGMAGSIKNDVAFVQAWKKASGATTKFLQQFTTEAAFGELAVVARVLQLLPKHSNLHLANSMSVRYANIVGLQAEKRVEVFANRGTSGIDGSTSTTVGCALTSSGITTLLTGDLAFFYDRNGLWHNYLPGNLRIVLLNNHAGGIFRIIDGPKQQPELAPYFETHQALDAENTARDFGLGYTAVRSLQELEQALPSFFSEKAGAGILEVFTDSPANAEAFEQYRMAVRALPLG